Proteins encoded together in one Impatiens glandulifera chromosome 1, dImpGla2.1, whole genome shotgun sequence window:
- the LOC124920249 gene encoding boron transporter 1-like, protein MEETFVPFRGIKNDIKGRLQCYKQDWTGGIRAGFRILAPTTYIFFASAIPVISFGEQLERNTDGVLTAVQTLASTSVCGIIHSIIGGQPLLILGVAEPTVLMYTFMYDFAKERADLGRNLFLAWTGWVCVWTAILLFLLSILGACSIINRFTRLAGELFGLLIAMLFMQQAIKGLVDEFRIPKREDPSLTEFIPSWRFSNGMFALVLSFGLLLTGLRSRKARSWRYGAGWLRSLVADYGVPIMVLVWTAISYIPSGNVPKGIPRRLFSPNPWSPGAYDNWTVITDMLKVPILYIIGAFIPATMIAVLYYFDHSVASQLAQQKEFNLRKPSSFHYDLLLLGFLTLMCGLIGIPPSNGVIPQSPMHTKSLATLKHQLLRNRLVSTARESTRKNASLGQLYGNMQEAYQKMQTPLIYQETSSRGLKELKESTIQLASSTGYVDAPVDETVFDVEKEIDDLLPVEVKEQRLSNLLQAAMVGGCVAAMPLLKMIPTSVLWGYFAFMAIESLPGNQFWERILLLFTAPSRRYKVLEEYHATFVETVPFKTIAFFTIFQTSYLLACFGLTWVPIAGLLFPLMIMLLVPVRQYILPKLFKGAFLQDLDAAEYEEAPAVPFESTAEVEVLGARPSYADGAEILDEMITRSRGEFRVGTTPKVTSTSSTPARDLHGLQSPRVSELRGVPSPSRKGTSKSPRIGEVGTSKLGKSPANSTDSNT, encoded by the exons ATGGAGGAGACATTTGTGCCATTTCGAGGAATCAAGAACGACATTAAGGGAAGGTTGCAGTGCTACAAGCAAGACTGGACTGGTGGAATCAGAGCTGGTTTCAG GATCTTGGCTCCTACAACCTATATATTCTTTGCCTCAGCAATCCCAGTGATTTCATTTGGGGAACAACTGGAAAGGAACACTG ATGGAGTTCTCACTGCTGTCCAAACGTTGGCATCAACATCTGTATGTGGAATCATTCACTCAATCATCGGAGGACAGCCTTTGCTTATATTGGGAGTTGCTGAACCAACCGTGCTTATGTACACCTTCATGTATGATTTCGCTAAAGAGAGAGCTGATTTGGGTCGTAATTTGTTCCTAGCTTGGACAGGATG GGTGTGTGTTTGGACTGCAATCTTGCTCTTCTTGTTGTCTATTTTGGGTGCTTGCTCGATCATAAACAGATTTACCCGTTTGGCTGGAGAATTGTTCGGTTTGCTTATCGCTATGCTTTTCATGCAGCAAGCCATCAAg GGATTAGTTGATGAGTTTCGCATTCCAAAACGTGAAGATCCAAGTTTAACTGAATTCATACCGTCGTGGAGATTTTCAAATGGAATGTTTGCTTTGGTTCTATCGTTTGGCCTACTTCTGACTGGATTGAGAAGCCGAAAAGCTAGATCATGGCGCTATGGCGCTG GATGGCTTAGAAGTCTTGTAGCAGATTATGGTGTTCCGATTATGGTCCTCGTTTGGACTGCTATTTCCTACATACCATCCGGAAACGTTCCTAAAGGGATTCCTCGTAGGCTTTTTAGCCCGAATCCATGGTCGCCTGGTGCGTACGATAATTGGACTGTAATCACGGATATGCTCAAAGTGCCGATTCTTTATATAATTGGAGCTTTTATTCCTGCTACGATGATCGCTGTCCTATACTATTTCGACCATAGTGTTGCTTCTCAACTCGCTCAACAAAAGGAATTCAATCTTAGAAAgccttcttcttttcattatGACTTGCTTCTTTTAGGATTCTTG ACTTTAATGTGCGGCTTGATTGGAATACCTCCTTCTAACGGGGTTATTCCTCAATCCCCCATGCATACAAAGAGTTTGGCAACTCTCAAACACCAG TTGCTTCGGAATCGACTGGTCTCAACAGCTCGGGAGAGTACAAGGAAAAACGCCAGCTTGGGACAATTATATGGGAATATGCAAGAAGCTTATCAGAAAATGCAGACTCCTCTAATCTACCAAGAAACATCATCTCGAGGATTAAAGGAACTAAAGGAATCAACAATTCAGCTAGCTTCGAGCACTGGTTATGTTGACGCCCCTGTTGACGAAACAGTTTTTGACGTTGAGAAGGAGATCGACGATCTGTTGCCTGTGGAGGTGAAAGAACAACGTCTAAGCAACTTGCTTCAAGCAGCCATGGTTGGAGGTTGTGTTGCAGCCATGCCTTTACTCAAGATGATCCCTACTTCGGTTCTTTGGGGATACTTTGCTTTCATGGCAATCGAAAGCTTACCCGGAAACCAATTCTGGGAAAGAATATTGCTTCTCTTCACTGCCCCCAGCCGAAGATACAA GGTCTTGGAGGAGTACCACGCAACTTTCGTAGAAACAGTTCCTTTTAAGACGATTGCGTTCTTCACGATATTCCAAACGTCATACTTATTAGCATGCTTTGGATTAACATGGGTACCAATAGCTGGTCTTCTATTCCCATTGATGATCATGCTTCTAGTTCCTGTTAGACAATACATTTTACCCAAGCTTTTCAAAGGCGCGTTTCTTCAGGATCTCGATGCAGCTGAATACGAAGAGGCTCCTGCAGTGCCTTTCGAATCTACTGCC GAGGTGGAAGTACTAGGAGCTAGACCTTCTTATGCGGATGGTGCAGAGATTTTAGACGAGATGATCACTAGAAGTCGAGGCGAGTTTAGAGTCGGGACCACCCCAAAGGTCACGAGCACGTCTTCAACTCCGGCTAGGGATCTTCATGGGCTTCAGAGCCCAAGAGTTAGCGAGCTTAGGGGTGTCCCGAGTCCAAGTCGTAAGGGTACCTCGAAAAGCCCGAGAATTGGAGAGGTGGGAACGTCGAAACTCGGAAAGAGTCCTGCTAACTCAACAGATTCAAACACATAA
- the LOC124911896 gene encoding uncharacterized protein LOC124911896 — MKIHQERDNNHNNHHQRESAPTRDDIDTDEMEKFFAIIRNFHQAKNRRKEELLRDRRDQVAKNHRPEFKRIKKSSITDTDDQDCFQKEHFAVEIGSGDQTSIMLNPPLKKMKCSGRRSSNRRLVEDEEEEEVENGLDLKLSL; from the coding sequence ATGAAAATTCACCAAGAGAGagataataatcataataatcaTCATCAACGTGAATCAGCGCCGACGAGAGATGACATAGATACAGACGAGATGGAGAAATTCTTCGCGATTATAAGGAATTTTCATCAAGCGAAAAATCGCCGGAAGGAGGAACTTCTTAGAGATAGACGTGATCAAGTAGCGAAGAATCATCGGCCGGAATTCAAGAGGATtaagaaatcatcaataacggATACAGATGATCAGGATTGCTTTCAAAAGGAACATTTTGCTGTTGAGATCGGATCTGGAGATCAGACTTCGATAATGCTTAATCCtccattgaagaagatgaaatgttCTGGAAGAAGAAGCAGTAACCGTCGATTggtagaagatgaagaagaagaagaggtggAGAATGGTTTAGATCTTAAACTTTCGCTTTAA